A window of Sutcliffiella cohnii contains these coding sequences:
- a CDS encoding DUF2905 domain-containing protein, producing the protein MTELPKMLMILGGVLLLIGLLWQVVGKIPGDIVVKKGNFTFFFPIVTSIIISVVLSLVFYFIGRFR; encoded by the coding sequence ATGACTGAGCTTCCTAAAATGTTAATGATTTTAGGTGGAGTGTTGCTTTTAATCGGTTTATTGTGGCAGGTAGTCGGGAAAATTCCTGGAGATATCGTCGTGAAAAAAGGGAATTTTACTTTCTTTTTCCCTATCGTTACGTCTATTATTATTAGTGTTGTTTTAAGTTTAGTTTTTTATTTCATCGGTCGGTTTCGATAA